The genomic region ATTAGGTGAAAATATATGATACAAATGACTTTGATACAAATCGATAATTATGGTCCATGGACAGTTACTCCAAGACCACGTACAGAATCTGACCTTCAAATTTTACAAGCAGAACTTTTTGCAGATGTGCAAAGACAAATAGCTGCTAAAAAAGGTTTAGTGTTCTTTACAAGATTTGATAATTTACTTGCAGTCACAAACGGTCTTAATGAAGAAGACCACATGAGAATTCAAAGATCTATTAGAAACAGATACCCAATTACAATCAGTATGGGTGTTGGAGCAGCAGAAACTGCACACGAAGCTCAAAGATTAGCAACCATTGCACTTCAAAAAGAAGGTGGAGCACAATCTTCAGGAAGAAAAGAAATCTTAGCAATAAACAATTTAATTGAAAACCCAGAAGACAGTTTCGTACAAGCTGCACATATTGACATCAACAGTGTAACTGAAACCTTAACTGATATTGAATCTGCTTTTGATACAAGCTTTATGGTAAACAAAGCACAACATTACTTAATGACTAAACTTAGAGAAAAAGGCGCATTATTATTCTTCATTGGTGGAGACAACTTTATGTCCCCATGTAATGGATTAAGTGAAGATGACCTCACCCAAATTCTCAAAGAGATTGATGAAGAAATTGGAATCGGCCTAAAAGCAGGTATCGGTAGAGCAGACAACATGGAAGATGCAGCATATATGGCAGACATCGGACTTGAAATAATTCGTGCAGGAAATAATAAAGATTGGATTCATGTAATAGAAGAACTTTAAATAAATCTTATTTTCACTTAATTAACTTTTCTTTTTATTTCCATTTTTTATTTTATTATACTTTTTTAAACTATTTTTATAGAATGATACAATTTTAGAATAATTGCAATTATCAAAACTTAAGGAAGTGTTAACATTAAAGTACTTGCACCTATGGCGGGAATAACAAATGCAGAATTTGCAATGAAACTTATACCTTATGGATTTGACACAGTCACTATTGGAGGATACAATACTGACAATGAATCAATAGATGCCTGTGAAAGAATCATAGCCAGAGGCAGGAAAGAGTTCAATTACCCTAAAGAAGAGATTTACCGTGTAATTGAAAATGAGGTTAACACCATAAAAGACAATTTTGATGTAAGCGTAAGCGCTAACTTAAGAGGAACCACCCCAGATCCTCTTATTGAAATCAGCAAAATAGCAAATCTTGACATCATTGAAATCAATTGCCATTGCAGACAAGAGGAACTTGTTGAAGCCTGTTGCGGACAAGCAATGCTTTTAAGACCAGATTTGGAAGACTACATCAATGAAGTTGTCAAAAAATCCCAGTCCCAAGTATCCATGAAGGTGAGAGCCAATGTTGAAGGAGTGGACAACCTTGAAATAGCTAAACTAGCAGAGGATTGTGGAGTGGACTACTTGCACATAGATGCCATGAAAAAAGGGGTAAGGGATGCTGATTTTGATTTAATAAAACAAATATCAGATAATACCAACATCTTCATTATTGGAAACAATTCAATAAACTCCATTGCTCAAGCAGAGAAGATGTTAAAAGCAGGGGCAAATGGAATTTCAATAGCTAGAGCAGCAATTGGAGGAAAATTGAATTTTGATTTGAATGATATTAAAATCTAATTATTCCCATTTTTACTATTTTAAAATGTTTTTCACTTTTTTAAAATTTTCAAGAAATATAATAAAATTTTATAAATAATTAATAATCATATACTAATATATCAAAAGAATACTAATTTAAGAATATTTTATTAGGAGAAAACTAGCATGAAGAAAAAATATCTATTTTTAGCACTGATATTGCTTGTTAGCATAATTTCCATCTCTGCAGTCAGTGCTGCAGATGACTCAACAAGAGATATTTCTGTTGCTGATAATAATCAGGAAATTATTTTAGAAGAAAGTATCCCACAGAACGTTTTAACAAATGAGGAACCGCCAGATATTTTAACAAATGATGCAAATGAAGAACCTGCTTTAGCAAGCAAGAATGATGAACCTATTGTCAGTTCATCAGGCAATGCAAAAGTGAAAGAAAATGCCACAGCTAAAAAAAGTTCTAAAAATAAAGTTTCTTTCAAAACCATATCCAAAGGCAGTAAGGATAAGGTTGCTGTTAAGAAAATCCAAAAGGCTTTGAAAAGGAATGGATACTACTTAAGTTATAAGGGCCACTACTTAAAGGTTGATGGCTGGTTCGGATATTATACAGAAAGATCAGTCAAGCAATTCCAGAAGGCCAAAAAACTGAAAGTGACTGGAAAAGTGGATGAGAAGACAGCTGAAAAGCTTAGGATAATCGACAAGTCAAATGCAGTAATCAAGTTTAAGGATGATAAGACCTTCGTAAGGGAGTATAATGATGGAAGAGCCTTTGAAGCAAAGATTGTTAAGAAAAGGAATGGAAAAGGAATAGAAACCTTACTTTCAGTTGATTATTTGAAGAAAGGAAAGAGAATAGCTTCCGAATATTATTGTACTGATGATGAGGGAATAAATTACATTACCCCTAACGATTTGGAAGTGGGAACATGTAAAGCAAAAATCTACTGTGAAGATGGCGGGATAAAGGCACAGCCTAAATACAAAACAATAATAATCAAGAAGACTTCAATTAGAATGAAAGCGGCAGATATCAACCTATCCGGCAAGCAAAATATACAGTTAAAAGCTAATTTAAGATTTAAAAACGATGCAGAAGTGGATGAAGGAAAAGTCAAGTTTACAGTAGATGGCAAGTCTTACATCGTTAAGGTTCAAAATGGACTGGCCATTAAAAATCTTAAGATTAAAAGTCTCAAGTCAAATAAATATCAAGTCACTTTCTTGGGAAACAAAAACATAAAAGCCAAGACAGTAACTGGAAAAATAGCTAAAAAAAGATAAGTTAAATTATTTTAACTTTTTTTCTTTTTTAATTTTTAATTATTTTTATTTTCAATTTTTTAATCTTTTAATTTTTTTAATATTTTAATTTTTTAAAATTTAAACTTATTTTAGACTAAACATATCTATTTTCAATTCAACATTCATTTTTGTGAATTATAAAAATTCCTTAAATCATCCTTATCTTCCTCAGATAAGCTATGCCAACGAATATTTTGTATGGCTCCTTCAAATGCCATTAATCTATTTAAACATGCACTATCATCTATTTCTTTAATTTTTAGCCATGCCTCTTTACTGCCAAGATTAATCAAGTCATCGATTGTGTTTATTCCGACATCATTTAATTGTTTTTCAAGCACATTACCAATATTCGGTAATTTAGATAGTTCACCCATTTCAATACCTCAAGAATAGTTTTGAAAAAATTGATTTATGATATTTCTAATAGAAATCTATTTATTTAGATTTGTATTTTTAGTTTATAAATTTTGCTTTAAGATTTGTTACACAATTTCAAAAGACAAACTATATATTAAATGTTATGAATATATATTCATAATAAATATATATTCATAATGAAATCATTATCAATAGATGATTTAAGGAAATTGATTAAGGAGAGAATAAATGGTTAGGCCAAAAATTGAACGTAGAATTGTGAAAAAACCAGAATATGATTGCCTAATTCATGGAGATATTTCAAGAGAAGATGACCTTGAAAGCATTAAAATGAATCTGGATGAATTCGAAGCAATCAGATTGGGAGATTATCACAATATAAAGCAAAAAGAGGCTGCAGAATTAATGGGAATATCACAGCCAACATTCCATAGAATCATTAACTCTGCTAGAAAAAAGACAGCAATGTCTTTAATTGAAGGCAAGAAAATTGAAATAAACAATGAAAAATTTCAAGCAGAAGAAAAGGTATATATCTGCAAGGATTGTGGATTTCAATGGAATAATCCCAAAAAGGAATACACAAACTGTCCTGACTGCAAGTCTCAAAACATTGAAATAATTAAAAATGATTTGGAAAACAAGCCATCTGCTCCGCAAATCTTCAATGTACCCGAAGCTTCAAAATATCCTTTGAATGAGAGACGTTCTTTTGGAGGTTCAGGAAGTGGAAGAGGACCATCAAAAGCATGCGAATGTCCGAACTGTGGTTACATAGCACCTAAGATTAGGGGATTCCCATGCAGAAACATAAAATGTCCTGAATGCGGAACACCATTATGCGGTTCAAATCATAAGGAAAACTAATTGAAGACTAATGAAAAATTGAAAAAATTGTAAAAATATCAAAATTTATATTAATAATATCGTTTAAAAATAATATACATATAATTTAATAAATTAATATTTGATAAAATTAATATATTTTAATAAATAAAATATAATAAATTAAAAAAATAAATCATAATTACAACTAATTATCAAGGTGGGCTTATGTCTTTCATAACTTTAAAAAATATTAATAAGTCATTTAATGGAGAACAAGTTCTTAAAGATATTAACTTAACAATAGAAGAAGGTTCTACATTAGGTATTCTCGGTAGAAGTGGTAGTGGAAAATCTGTTTTAATCAACATGCTAAGAGGTACTAAAGAATATGCTCCTGACAGTGGGCAAGTACTCTTTGACTTAGCAATCTGTGAAAATAAAAAATGCTTGCATGTTGAACCTGCTTCAAAAGCTGGCGAAAAATGTCCAGAATGTGGAGCTGAATTGAAAGCTAAGGAAATCGATTTCTGGAATGCTGACAGATTGGAAAAGGCAGCAATCAGAAGAAGAATTTCAATTATGCTTCAAAGAAACTTTGCATTGTACGATGAACAAAGCGTAATTGAAAACGTATTGAATGCAATGGGTGACGAAGGCAGATACGAAGAAGAGAATATTTACAACGCTATTGACTTATTGGAAATGGTTCAAATGAGTCACAGGGTTACTCATATTGCTCGTGACTTAAGTGGAGGAGAAAAACAAAGAGTTGTACTTGCAAGACAATTAGCTAAAAACCCAATGTTGCTTTTAGCTGACGAACCAACAGGTACTTTAGACCCACAAACTGCTGAAAAACTTCACCAAACCTTGATTGAAGGGGTAAAAAATGAAGGAATCAGTATGGTAATCACTTCCCACTGGCCAGAAGTTATGAATCAATTAGCTGACGATGCTATATGGTTAGACAAAGGGGAAATCATTGAACATGGTCATCCAGATGTCATAGTTCCAAAATTCCTTGAAACCGTTCCTCAAGCTGAACAAGTTGAAAAAGTTGAGCACACCGAAGAGATCATTAGAGTAAAAGACATTAAGAAGCACTACTATTCAATTGAAAGAGGAGTTGTTAAGGCTGTAGACGGTGTAAGTTTAACAATTAACCAAGGAGAAATTTATGGTATTGTTGGACTAAGTGGATCAGGAAAAACCACCTTAACCAGAATGATGATTGGATTGACTGAACCAAGTTCTGGAGAACTTGAAATCAAGTTAGGTGACGACTGGATTGACATGAAAAAACCAGGCCCATTAAACAGAGGCCGTGTAACTCCATACTTAGGTTTATTACACCAAGAATACTCATTATACCCTCACAGAGACATTTTAGGAAACTTAACTGACGCTATCAGTTTGAACTTGCCTGCAGAATTTGCAAAAATCAAGGCAGCGCACATCCTTGAAACCGTTGGTTTTGAAAAGGAAAAATCCATGAGCATCTTATCCAAATGGCAAGATGAGTTAAGTGGAGGGGAAAGACACAGAGTAGCTCTTGCACAAGTGTTAATCAAGGAACCTAACATTGTCGTATTGGATGAACCAACAGGTACAATGGACCCAGTTACAAGAATCATCGTAACCAATTCCATCTTAAAGGCAAGAGATGAATTGGATCAAACATTTGTAATTATTTCTCACGATATGGATTTCGTATTGGATGTTTGTGACAAGGCAAGCTTAATGAGAGGAGGAAAACTCCTCAGTACTGGAACTCCAGAAGAAATCGTTGCAGAATTAACTGGTGAAGAAAAAGCAGATATGATTAAAGATCACTAAACTCTTTTTCTTTTCTTTTTTATTTTTTCATTATTATTATTTTTAATTTTTACTATTTTTCTAGATAACACTTTAAATATTTATTAGCATAGATTATACAAACTATTTTTAAAGATTTTCAACTATAATTAAAAACTTATATTAATATAAACAAACAAAATTAATAATGTTATATTAATTATTAATTTAATTAATTATTAATGTGATTTCATAAATCAAAAATTCATTTATTAAAAAATTAAAATTATTTTATATTTATTATTTACAATAGAGGAAAAATTATGGTATGGGAAAATTCACCGTCACATATTTGTAGAGGAGGAGATGTAAGAGGACTCGCATTCTGTTGTCCTCCTGTAAAACCTTGCCCTATTATGGGAGCTTTAAAAGAAGTTGGATTAACTCCTCAAGAATTCTTGGACATTAAGCAAAAATTTGCAAGAGAAACTAGATTAGGCGAAGGCCCTGCAACCTGTTTTGGATCACTTGTATGGTGCTGTAAAACTTCAAAACCTTGTCCTTTAAGAGACATGACCTTAAACCAAATAGGCATGAGCGAAG from uncultured Methanobrevibacter sp. harbors:
- a CDS encoding TfoX/Sxy family protein: MGELSKLPNIGNVLEKQLNDVGINTIDDLINLGSKEAWLKIKEIDDSACLNRLMAFEGAIQNIRWHSLSEEDKDDLRNFYNSQK
- the atwA gene encoding methyl coenzyme M reductase system, component A2, producing the protein MSFITLKNINKSFNGEQVLKDINLTIEEGSTLGILGRSGSGKSVLINMLRGTKEYAPDSGQVLFDLAICENKKCLHVEPASKAGEKCPECGAELKAKEIDFWNADRLEKAAIRRRISIMLQRNFALYDEQSVIENVLNAMGDEGRYEEENIYNAIDLLEMVQMSHRVTHIARDLSGGEKQRVVLARQLAKNPMLLLADEPTGTLDPQTAEKLHQTLIEGVKNEGISMVITSHWPEVMNQLADDAIWLDKGEIIEHGHPDVIVPKFLETVPQAEQVEKVEHTEEIIRVKDIKKHYYSIERGVVKAVDGVSLTINQGEIYGIVGLSGSGKTTLTRMMIGLTEPSSGELEIKLGDDWIDMKKPGPLNRGRVTPYLGLLHQEYSLYPHRDILGNLTDAISLNLPAEFAKIKAAHILETVGFEKEKSMSILSKWQDELSGGERHRVALAQVLIKEPNIVVLDEPTGTMDPVTRIIVTNSILKARDELDQTFVIISHDMDFVLDVCDKASLMRGGKLLSTGTPEEIVAELTGEEKADMIKDH
- a CDS encoding methanogenesis marker 9 domain-containing protein, translating into MVWENSPSHICRGGDVRGLAFCCPPVKPCPIMGALKEVGLTPQEFLDIKQKFARETRLGEGPATCFGSLVWCCKTSKPCPLRDMTLNQIGMSEDEYMNLKKELSEVILAAGTPPTSNEAVFALSQTFDISEAEAEKVLADCNNDLRMAVKLLKLKQLEQK
- a CDS encoding GTP cyclohydrolase III gives rise to the protein MIQMTLIQIDNYGPWTVTPRPRTESDLQILQAELFADVQRQIAAKKGLVFFTRFDNLLAVTNGLNEEDHMRIQRSIRNRYPITISMGVGAAETAHEAQRLATIALQKEGGAQSSGRKEILAINNLIENPEDSFVQAAHIDINSVTETLTDIESAFDTSFMVNKAQHYLMTKLREKGALLFFIGGDNFMSPCNGLSEDDLTQILKEIDEEIGIGLKAGIGRADNMEDAAYMADIGLEIIRAGNNKDWIHVIEEL
- a CDS encoding DUF134 domain-containing protein, encoding MVRPKIERRIVKKPEYDCLIHGDISREDDLESIKMNLDEFEAIRLGDYHNIKQKEAAELMGISQPTFHRIINSARKKTAMSLIEGKKIEINNEKFQAEEKVYICKDCGFQWNNPKKEYTNCPDCKSQNIEIIKNDLENKPSAPQIFNVPEASKYPLNERRSFGGSGSGRGPSKACECPNCGYIAPKIRGFPCRNIKCPECGTPLCGSNHKEN
- a CDS encoding peptidoglycan-binding protein, with the protein product MKKKYLFLALILLVSIISISAVSAADDSTRDISVADNNQEIILEESIPQNVLTNEEPPDILTNDANEEPALASKNDEPIVSSSGNAKVKENATAKKSSKNKVSFKTISKGSKDKVAVKKIQKALKRNGYYLSYKGHYLKVDGWFGYYTERSVKQFQKAKKLKVTGKVDEKTAEKLRIIDKSNAVIKFKDDKTFVREYNDGRAFEAKIVKKRNGKGIETLLSVDYLKKGKRIASEYYCTDDEGINYITPNDLEVGTCKAKIYCEDGGIKAQPKYKTIIIKKTSIRMKAADINLSGKQNIQLKANLRFKNDAEVDEGKVKFTVDGKSYIVKVQNGLAIKNLKIKSLKSNKYQVTFLGNKNIKAKTVTGKIAKKR
- a CDS encoding MJ0144 family RNA dihydrouridine synthase-like protein; translated protein: MAGITNAEFAMKLIPYGFDTVTIGGYNTDNESIDACERIIARGRKEFNYPKEEIYRVIENEVNTIKDNFDVSVSANLRGTTPDPLIEISKIANLDIIEINCHCRQEELVEACCGQAMLLRPDLEDYINEVVKKSQSQVSMKVRANVEGVDNLEIAKLAEDCGVDYLHIDAMKKGVRDADFDLIKQISDNTNIFIIGNNSINSIAQAEKMLKAGANGISIARAAIGGKLNFDLNDIKI